A genomic region of Oncorhynchus mykiss isolate Arlee chromosome 2, USDA_OmykA_1.1, whole genome shotgun sequence contains the following coding sequences:
- the LOC110494854 gene encoding core-binding factor subunit beta isoform X2 — translation MPRVVPDQRSKFENEEFFRKLSRECEIKYTGFRDRPHEERQARFQNASRDGRSEIAFVATGTNLSLQFFPANLHGEQRQTPTRDYVDFDRETGKVYLKAPMILNGVCVTWKGCIDLQRLDGMGCLEFDEERAQHEDALALASFEESRRRTRDFEDRDRSHREDLEDPVASKIWD, via the exons ATGCCTCGGGTGGTCCCGGATCAAAGGAGCAAGTTTGAAAACGAAGAATTCTTCAGAAAACTCAGTCGGGAGTGCGAG ATCAAATACACAGGTTTCCGAGACAGACCGCACGAGGAGAGGCAAGCCAGGTTTCAGAACGCTTCTAGAGACGGTCGCTCAGAAATA GCTTTTGTGGCGACGGGCACCAACCTCTCGCTGCAGTTCTTCCCAGCCAACTTGCACGGGGAGCAGAGGCAGACACCCACACGAGATTATGTGGACTTTGACCGGGAGACGGGAAAG GTGTACCTGAAGGCCCCTATGATCCTGAATGGAGTGTGTGTGACCTGGAAGGGCTGCATAGACCTGCAGCGCTTGGATGGGATGGGCTGTCTGGAGTTCGATGAGGAGAGAGCACAG CATGAGGATGCCCTGGCGCTAGCATCCTTTGAGGAGTCGCGTAGGAGGACCCGGGACTTTGAGGACAGAGACCGCTCGCACCGAGAGGACCTGGAG gACCCTGTGGCATCAAAAATCTGGGACTGA